The following proteins come from a genomic window of Achromobacter sp. AONIH1:
- a CDS encoding pyruvate carboxylase subunit B — translation MDVQRKKIGIVDTTLRDAHQCLWATRMKTAHMLPVAEAMDKAGFAQIDLVAPIQFDVSVRYLKEDPWERVRLMRSKVQNTPLRFLVRSKNLMTFDTLPDDILELWVERAVANGFRIVGAFDGLNDVENILASTRVAKRLGVTTFGALSYSLSPVHTDELYVKTARELVQSKAIDGIMLKDAAGLLTIDRIRTLVPAIKRVIGDMPLEIHSHCLTGLAPLVYLEAVKCGADILHTSIAPLANGAAQPATQSVARNLRLMGYDVPIDDLTVDHVGEHFRRIAEAEGKPVGEVLEYDAFHYQHQMPGGMLSNFKSQLAEAGLSDRFDQLLEEVARVREELGYPIMITPFAQLVGTQAVLNVVHGERYRVVPNEIKKYALGYYGKLLAPVAPDVLDRIVENGSKQIALKPVAPEPAVAALRKKYPSASDDERLLRYMFAGSQVDDMLREKGSTTYEYQHEHSIVALLKHLSQRPKIGRVHISHGDFQLNIVGS, via the coding sequence ATGGACGTGCAACGCAAGAAGATCGGCATCGTTGACACCACGCTGCGCGATGCCCATCAGTGCCTTTGGGCGACACGCATGAAGACGGCGCACATGCTGCCCGTGGCGGAAGCCATGGACAAGGCAGGCTTTGCGCAGATAGACCTGGTCGCGCCGATTCAATTCGACGTCAGCGTCCGCTACCTGAAGGAGGACCCCTGGGAGCGGGTGCGGTTGATGCGCAGCAAGGTGCAGAACACGCCGCTGCGCTTTCTTGTCCGAAGCAAGAACCTGATGACGTTCGACACCTTGCCCGACGACATTCTGGAGTTGTGGGTCGAGCGGGCCGTGGCGAATGGCTTTCGCATCGTCGGCGCCTTCGACGGCCTGAATGACGTTGAGAACATTCTGGCGTCCACGCGCGTTGCCAAGCGCTTGGGGGTCACGACGTTCGGCGCCTTGTCGTACTCGCTCAGCCCTGTCCATACGGACGAGTTGTACGTCAAGACCGCGCGCGAACTGGTACAGAGCAAGGCCATCGACGGGATCATGCTCAAGGATGCCGCTGGCCTGCTGACGATCGATCGGATCCGGACGCTTGTCCCCGCGATCAAGCGGGTGATCGGCGACATGCCGCTGGAGATTCACAGCCACTGTCTGACCGGACTCGCGCCGCTGGTGTACCTGGAGGCGGTGAAGTGCGGCGCGGATATCCTGCATACGTCCATCGCGCCGCTGGCGAACGGCGCGGCTCAACCCGCCACGCAAAGCGTCGCCCGAAACCTCAGGCTGATGGGTTACGACGTGCCGATCGACGATCTGACGGTCGATCATGTGGGCGAGCATTTCAGGCGTATCGCCGAGGCGGAGGGAAAGCCTGTAGGCGAGGTGCTGGAGTATGACGCGTTTCATTACCAGCACCAGATGCCGGGCGGCATGCTGAGCAATTTCAAATCGCAATTGGCCGAGGCGGGTCTTTCCGACCGGTTCGATCAGCTGCTCGAGGAAGTGGCCAGGGTGCGCGAGGAGTTGGGCTACCCGATCATGATCACGCCCTTTGCGCAATTGGTCGGGACCCAGGCGGTACTCAACGTGGTTCACGGCGAGCGATATCGCGTCGTGCCGAATGAGATCAAGAAATATGCGTTGGGATACTACGGGAAGCTCCTGGCGCCTGTCGCCCCCGACGTGCTCGATCGCATCGTCGAGAATGGCTCGAAGCAGATCGCATTGAAGCCGGTCGCACCCGAGCCCGCGGTCGCCGCGCTTCGCAAGAAATATCCGTCGGCGTCGGACGATGAGCGACTGCTGCGATACATGTTCGCGGGTTCTCAGGTCGACGACATGCTGCGCGAGAAAGGGTCGACCACGTATGAGTATCAGCACGAGCATTCCATCGTCGCCTTGCTCAAGCATCTCTCGCAGCGTCCCAAGATCGGTCGCGTGCATATTTCGCACGGCGATTTCCAATTGAACATCGTGGGATCCTGA
- a CDS encoding GntR family transcriptional regulator, with protein MKDALSNMKSNNFFELYQVQVSDNPVKHEYLKEVFIAAIEDGYWRDGEKFPTEQEMAALVPFSLGTIQKAVGSLVSSGYVQRKRGAGTFIIPREKRLGEPWIYRVLSVDGTRFVPMTSTVLRRIQIESDALWAHWLRGDANDCEIVRLDRKIVAEDYAFISQYFADVNRFPYFMEADLDSMKGENFVQLTKNIYKVSASNVIKSVRTVALPKSIVGELDMSGKVYGTHVEIMGSTSAGQPVFYQQLFLPAGGLRLCI; from the coding sequence ATGAAAGATGCGTTGTCTAATATGAAATCCAATAATTTCTTCGAGTTGTATCAGGTTCAGGTATCAGACAACCCCGTAAAGCACGAGTATCTCAAAGAAGTTTTCATCGCCGCGATCGAGGACGGTTACTGGCGCGATGGGGAGAAGTTCCCCACCGAGCAGGAGATGGCGGCGCTGGTTCCGTTCAGTCTCGGAACGATTCAAAAGGCCGTCGGCTCGTTGGTCAGCAGCGGGTACGTCCAGAGAAAAAGAGGGGCTGGGACGTTCATTATTCCCAGAGAGAAGCGCTTGGGGGAGCCTTGGATTTATCGAGTGCTCTCGGTTGACGGGACCCGATTCGTTCCCATGACGAGCACGGTGTTGCGGCGGATTCAGATCGAGTCCGATGCGCTGTGGGCGCATTGGTTGCGTGGTGATGCCAACGATTGCGAGATCGTTCGCCTTGATAGAAAGATCGTCGCCGAAGACTATGCATTCATCAGTCAGTACTTTGCGGACGTAAACAGATTTCCGTATTTCATGGAGGCCGACCTGGACAGCATGAAAGGAGAGAATTTCGTGCAATTGACCAAGAACATATATAAGGTTTCGGCATCCAATGTCATCAAGTCGGTTCGCACCGTGGCGCTTCCAAAGAGCATCGTCGGCGAGCTCGATATGTCTGGAAAGGTCTATGGCACCCATGTGGAAATAATGGGGAGCACCTCCGCCGGGCAGCCGGTTTTCTACCAGCAGCTGTTCTTGCCCGCGGGCGGGCTGCGTCTGTGCATCTGA
- a CDS encoding 2-hydroxyacid dehydrogenase, translated as MTTKPRIIQVGSLAGSPSANQTLADRYDVVELWKFPDRKAALAEHGKGITAIVTSANFGANAELINALPDLKAICSWGVGYETIDVAAAQARGVQVSNTPDVLTDCVADLAWGLLIAAARRMGQGERFVRSGQWGQIHGSIPLGMRVSGKKLGIVGLGRIGDAIAKRGAGFDMQVRYHNRRKRDDVAYGYEASLVELARWADFLIVATVGGAGTRHLVNQEVLEALGPKGIVVNIARGPVIDETALVAALEAGKLGWAALDVFEHEPKVPQALLGSDQAVLLPHIGSATLETRQDMENLMLENLRAFFETGRVVTPVE; from the coding sequence ATGACCACCAAGCCTCGCATCATCCAGGTCGGTTCGCTGGCCGGTTCCCCCTCCGCCAACCAGACCTTGGCCGACCGCTACGACGTCGTCGAACTCTGGAAATTCCCCGACCGCAAGGCCGCCCTGGCCGAACACGGCAAGGGCATCACGGCCATCGTCACCTCGGCCAACTTCGGCGCCAATGCCGAGCTGATCAACGCCCTGCCGGACCTGAAGGCCATCTGCAGCTGGGGTGTGGGCTATGAAACCATCGACGTGGCGGCGGCGCAGGCGCGCGGCGTGCAGGTCAGCAATACGCCCGACGTGCTGACCGACTGCGTGGCGGACCTGGCCTGGGGCCTGTTGATCGCGGCCGCGCGCCGCATGGGCCAGGGCGAACGCTTCGTGCGCAGCGGGCAGTGGGGCCAGATTCACGGCAGCATTCCACTGGGCATGCGCGTCAGCGGCAAGAAGCTGGGCATCGTCGGCCTGGGCCGCATCGGCGACGCCATCGCCAAGCGCGGCGCGGGCTTCGACATGCAGGTGCGCTATCACAACCGCAGGAAGCGCGACGACGTGGCATACGGCTACGAAGCCTCGCTGGTCGAACTGGCGCGCTGGGCCGATTTCCTGATCGTGGCCACGGTGGGCGGCGCGGGCACGCGCCATCTGGTGAACCAGGAAGTGCTGGAAGCGCTGGGGCCCAAGGGCATTGTCGTGAACATCGCGCGCGGCCCGGTCATCGACGAAACCGCGCTGGTCGCCGCGCTGGAAGCGGGCAAGCTCGGCTGGGCCGCCCTGGACGTGTTCGAGCACGAGCCCAAGGTGCCGCAGGCGCTGCTGGGCAGCGACCAGGCCGTGCTGCTGCCGCATATCGGCAGCGCCACGCTGGAAACGCGCCAGGACATGGAAAACCTGATGCTGGAGAATCTGCGCGCGTTTTTCGAGACGGGCCGCGTGGTGACGCCGGTGGAGTAG
- a CDS encoding sulfite exporter TauE/SafE family protein: MNLFVIVLCLAAGGLIGFMGGVLGIGGGLIAIPALVLLMDMPQQLAQGTALIMVLPTIMMAVRKYNQQVRIDKRVAAAGAAGAVVFTWFGARLALGIDSSSLRLSFAVFLFFIALFYVWQTWRASRPTAARDAGKGAHKDRNKNASKEASPQTAAPVFTPRRASALGMLCGTLGGFFGVGGAVLAVPIITSVFRLPQTTAQALALSMVIPGSTIALITYTWAGQANWMVGAPLAVGSLAFVPVGVRLAYRLPERRLRACFALMLFATVALLAFEA; the protein is encoded by the coding sequence GTGAATCTGTTCGTCATCGTGCTGTGCCTGGCCGCGGGCGGCCTCATCGGCTTCATGGGCGGCGTGCTGGGCATCGGCGGCGGGCTGATCGCGATTCCGGCGCTGGTGCTGCTGATGGACATGCCGCAGCAGCTGGCGCAGGGCACGGCGCTGATCATGGTGCTGCCCACCATCATGATGGCCGTGCGCAAGTACAACCAGCAGGTGCGGATCGACAAGCGCGTGGCCGCGGCCGGCGCGGCGGGCGCGGTCGTGTTCACCTGGTTCGGCGCGCGGTTGGCGCTGGGCATCGACTCAAGCAGCCTGCGCCTGAGCTTCGCGGTATTCCTGTTCTTCATCGCGCTGTTCTATGTATGGCAGACCTGGCGCGCCTCGCGGCCGACGGCGGCGCGCGATGCCGGCAAGGGCGCGCACAAGGATCGGAACAAGAACGCAAGCAAGGAGGCTTCGCCGCAGACCGCCGCGCCTGTCTTCACGCCGCGCCGCGCCAGCGCGCTGGGCATGCTGTGCGGCACGCTCGGTGGATTCTTCGGCGTCGGCGGCGCGGTGCTGGCCGTGCCCATCATCACCTCGGTGTTCCGCCTGCCGCAGACCACCGCGCAGGCGCTGGCCCTGAGCATGGTGATACCCGGCTCCACCATCGCGCTCATCACGTACACCTGGGCCGGGCAGGCCAACTGGATGGTGGGCGCGCCGCTGGCCGTGGGCAGCCTCGCCTTCGTGCCGGTGGGCGTGCGCCTGGCCTATCGTCTGCCTGAACGCCGGCTGAGAGCCTGCTTCGCGCTCATGCTGTTCGCCACGGTTGCGCTGCTGGCATTCGAAGCATGA
- the radA gene encoding DNA repair protein RadA yields MAKNRTVYVCAECGGTTPKWQGKCPHCNAWNTLEETVESSAPSAAAHRYAPLASSSPVRSLSEIEARETPRQPTGLDEFDRVLGGGLVAGAVVLIGGDPGIGKSTLLLQALASLSETTPVLYVTGEESAEQVALRARRLGLATGNVNLLAEIRLEAIQAAVSEQKPTVAVIDSIQTLYSGELTAAPGSVSQVRECAAQLTRLAKQTGIAIVMIGHVTKDGALAGPRVLEHIVDTVLYFEGDTHSSYRLVRAFKNRFGAVNELGVFAMTDRGLRGVANPSALFLSQHEQQVAGSCVMATQEGTRPLLVEIQALVDSSHAPNPRRLTVGLEGNRLAMLLAVLHRHAGVSTFDQDVFVNAVGGVRITEPAADLPVLLAIMSSLRDRPLPRGLIAFGEVGLAGEIRPAPRGQERLREAAKLGFSVALIPKANAPRQPIEGLEIWAVDRLDAALDKLR; encoded by the coding sequence ATGGCAAAGAATCGAACCGTCTACGTTTGCGCCGAATGCGGCGGCACCACCCCGAAGTGGCAGGGCAAATGCCCGCACTGCAATGCCTGGAACACGCTGGAGGAAACCGTGGAGTCGTCCGCCCCGTCGGCGGCGGCCCACCGGTATGCGCCGCTGGCCAGCAGCAGTCCGGTGCGCAGCCTGTCCGAGATCGAGGCCCGCGAGACGCCGCGCCAGCCTACTGGCCTCGATGAATTCGACCGTGTGCTGGGCGGCGGCCTGGTGGCCGGCGCCGTGGTGCTGATCGGCGGCGACCCCGGCATCGGCAAGTCCACGCTGCTGCTGCAGGCGCTGGCGTCCCTGTCCGAGACCACCCCGGTGCTGTACGTTACCGGCGAGGAATCGGCCGAGCAGGTCGCGCTGCGCGCCCGCCGGCTGGGCCTGGCCACCGGCAACGTCAACCTGTTGGCCGAGATCCGGCTGGAGGCGATCCAGGCCGCCGTGTCCGAGCAGAAGCCGACGGTGGCCGTGATCGACTCGATCCAGACGCTGTACAGCGGCGAGCTGACCGCCGCGCCCGGTTCGGTGTCGCAGGTGCGCGAATGCGCCGCGCAGCTGACGCGGCTGGCCAAGCAGACCGGCATCGCCATCGTCATGATCGGCCACGTCACCAAGGACGGCGCGCTGGCCGGGCCGCGCGTGCTGGAGCACATCGTCGACACGGTGCTGTACTTCGAGGGCGACACGCATTCCTCGTACCGGCTGGTGCGCGCGTTCAAGAACCGCTTCGGCGCGGTCAACGAGCTGGGCGTGTTCGCCATGACCGACCGTGGCCTGCGCGGCGTGGCCAATCCGTCCGCGCTGTTCCTGTCGCAGCACGAGCAGCAGGTCGCCGGCTCCTGCGTGATGGCCACGCAGGAAGGCACGCGGCCGCTGCTGGTCGAGATCCAGGCGCTGGTGGATAGCTCGCACGCGCCCAATCCGCGGCGCCTGACCGTGGGCCTGGAAGGCAACCGCCTGGCCATGCTGCTGGCGGTGCTGCACCGGCACGCGGGCGTGTCCACCTTCGACCAGGACGTGTTCGTCAACGCCGTCGGCGGCGTGCGCATCACCGAGCCGGCGGCCGACCTTCCGGTGCTGCTCGCCATCATGTCGTCGCTGCGCGACCGGCCGCTGCCGCGCGGACTGATCGCGTTCGGCGAAGTCGGCCTGGCCGGCGAAATCCGGCCCGCGCCGCGCGGACAAGAGCGTTTGCGCGAGGCCGCCAAACTGGGCTTCAGCGTGGCGCTGATCCCCAAGGCCAACGCGCCGCGCCAGCCCATCGAGGGCCTGGAGATCTGGGCGGTCGACCGGCTCGACGCCGCGCTGGACAAGTTGCGCTGA
- the hpaR gene encoding homoprotocatechuate degradation operon regulator HpaR: MSPSFHHRNLPHLLLYARETLMAHFRPLLHAAGVTEQQWRVLRTLSEVGSMEPNQIARSCQILSPSLTRMLAGMEEQGLIKRARSSQDQRRQEISLTSKSNKLIDRMRPQVDAKYEELEARIGKELLDRLYRDVDAMVEQVRRDAE; encoded by the coding sequence ATGAGTCCGAGCTTCCACCACCGCAATCTCCCCCATCTGCTGCTGTACGCGCGCGAAACCCTGATGGCACATTTCCGGCCCTTGCTGCATGCGGCCGGCGTCACCGAACAGCAATGGCGGGTCCTGCGCACGCTGAGCGAAGTCGGCTCGATGGAGCCCAATCAGATCGCGCGCAGCTGCCAGATCCTCAGCCCCAGCCTGACCCGCATGCTGGCCGGCATGGAAGAGCAAGGCCTGATCAAGCGCGCGCGTTCCAGCCAGGACCAGCGCCGCCAGGAAATCTCGCTGACGTCCAAGAGCAACAAGCTGATCGACCGCATGCGACCGCAGGTCGACGCCAAGTACGAAGAACTCGAAGCCCGCATCGGCAAGGAACTGCTGGACCGGCTCTACCGCGATGTGGACGCCATGGTCGAGCAGGTCCGCCGCGACGCGGAGTAA
- the hpaD gene encoding 3,4-dihydroxyphenylacetate 2,3-dioxygenase yields the protein MGKLALAAKVTHVPSMYLSEMPGKHQGCREAAIQGHREIGRRCRELDVDTMVVLDVHWLVNAGYHINCNDRFEGCYTSNELPHFIKDMRYAYRGDPELGRRIAECANAAGVGTRAHEIGSLELEYGTLVPMRYMNGDDRFKVVSVAAWCAWHTLEDSRRFGAALRQAIEQSDSRVAVLASGSLSHRFNDNGSGEATMHEISREFFRQVDLRVVDLWRQGDWKTFCAMLPEYADLCVGEGGMHDTAMLLGLLGWDAYDQPAEIVTEYFASSGTGQLNAVFPVPA from the coding sequence ATGGGCAAGCTCGCGCTGGCGGCCAAGGTGACGCATGTGCCGTCGATGTATCTGTCGGAAATGCCCGGCAAGCATCAGGGTTGCCGAGAGGCGGCGATCCAGGGGCATCGGGAGATCGGCCGGCGTTGCCGCGAACTCGATGTGGACACGATGGTGGTGCTGGACGTGCACTGGCTGGTCAACGCCGGCTATCACATCAATTGCAACGATCGCTTCGAGGGCTGCTACACCAGCAACGAGCTGCCGCATTTCATCAAGGACATGCGCTACGCCTACCGTGGCGATCCCGAACTGGGCCGCCGCATCGCCGAATGCGCCAACGCGGCGGGCGTGGGTACGCGCGCGCACGAAATCGGCAGCCTGGAACTGGAATACGGCACGTTGGTGCCGATGCGCTACATGAACGGCGACGACCGTTTCAAGGTGGTGTCGGTGGCTGCCTGGTGCGCCTGGCACACGCTGGAGGACAGCCGACGCTTCGGCGCCGCGCTGCGCCAGGCGATCGAGCAGAGCGACAGCCGTGTGGCGGTGCTGGCCAGCGGCTCGCTGTCGCATCGCTTCAACGACAACGGCAGCGGCGAAGCCACCATGCACGAGATCAGCCGGGAGTTCTTCCGGCAGGTGGACTTGCGCGTGGTGGATCTGTGGCGCCAGGGCGACTGGAAGACCTTTTGCGCCATGCTGCCGGAATACGCGGACCTGTGCGTGGGCGAGGGCGGCATGCACGATACCGCCATGCTGTTGGGCCTGCTGGGCTGGGATGCCTACGACCAGCCGGCGGAGATCGTCACCGAGTACTTCGCCAGCTCCGGCACGGGCCAGCTGAACGCGGTCTTTCCGGTGCCGGCCTGA
- the hpaE gene encoding 5-carboxymethyl-2-hydroxymuconate semialdehyde dehydrogenase produces MSIKHWINGRQVDSKDRFVTYNPATGEAIAEVAAGGQAEIDAAVAAAAEAFPKWANTPAKERARLMRRLGELIDQNVPMLAELETRDTGLPISQTRKQLIPRASENFNFFAEVCTRMNGHTYPVDDQMLNYTLYQPVGVCALISPWNVPFMTATWKTAPCLALGNTAVLKMSELSPLTADQLGMLALEAGIPPGVLNVVQGYGADAGDALVRHPGVRAISFTGGTVTGKKILASAGGVKKYSMELGGKSPVLVFDDADVERALDAALFTIFSLNGERCTAGSRIFVQETIYDDFVRRFAERANRLVVGDPTDEHTHVGSMITRQHWEKVTGYIRLAEEEGARVLAGGPELPAGLPARLAGGNFVRPTVLADVDNRMRCAQEEIFGPVACLLPFKDEVDGLTLANDVKYGLASYIWTRDIGRAHRLARRIEAGMVFINSQNVRDLRQPFGGTKESGTGREGGEYSYEVFAEVKNVCVSMGSHHIPRWGV; encoded by the coding sequence GTGAGCATCAAGCATTGGATCAACGGCAGGCAGGTCGACAGCAAGGATCGCTTTGTCACCTATAACCCAGCCACGGGCGAGGCCATCGCCGAAGTCGCCGCCGGCGGTCAGGCCGAGATCGACGCGGCCGTGGCCGCCGCCGCCGAGGCCTTTCCCAAGTGGGCCAACACGCCCGCCAAGGAGCGCGCCCGCCTGATGCGACGGCTGGGCGAGCTGATCGATCAGAACGTGCCCATGCTGGCCGAGTTGGAAACGCGCGACACCGGCCTGCCGATCTCGCAGACGCGCAAGCAGCTGATTCCGCGCGCCTCGGAGAACTTCAATTTCTTCGCCGAAGTCTGCACCCGCATGAACGGCCACACCTATCCGGTCGACGACCAGATGCTGAACTACACGCTGTATCAGCCGGTGGGCGTGTGCGCGTTGATCTCGCCGTGGAACGTGCCCTTCATGACCGCCACCTGGAAGACGGCGCCGTGCCTGGCGTTGGGCAACACGGCGGTGCTGAAGATGTCGGAGCTGTCGCCGCTGACCGCCGACCAGCTCGGCATGCTGGCGTTGGAGGCAGGCATTCCGCCCGGCGTGCTGAACGTGGTGCAGGGCTATGGCGCCGATGCGGGGGATGCGCTGGTGCGTCATCCGGGCGTGCGCGCCATCTCGTTCACCGGCGGCACCGTCACCGGCAAGAAGATCCTGGCCAGCGCCGGCGGCGTCAAGAAATACTCGATGGAGCTGGGCGGCAAGTCGCCGGTGCTGGTGTTCGACGACGCCGATGTCGAACGCGCGCTGGACGCGGCGCTGTTCACCATCTTCTCGCTCAACGGCGAACGCTGCACCGCCGGCTCGCGCATCTTCGTGCAGGAAACCATTTACGACGATTTCGTGCGCCGCTTCGCCGAGCGCGCGAACCGGCTGGTGGTGGGCGACCCGACCGACGAGCATACCCATGTCGGTTCGATGATCACGCGCCAGCATTGGGAAAAGGTCACTGGCTACATCCGTCTGGCCGAGGAAGAGGGCGCCCGCGTGCTGGCCGGCGGTCCGGAACTGCCCGCCGGCCTGCCGGCGCGGCTGGCTGGCGGCAATTTCGTGCGTCCCACGGTGCTGGCCGACGTGGACAACCGCATGCGCTGCGCCCAGGAAGAGATCTTCGGCCCGGTCGCCTGCCTGCTGCCCTTCAAGGACGAGGTCGACGGCCTGACGCTGGCCAACGATGTGAAGTACGGACTGGCGTCCTACATCTGGACCCGCGATATCGGCCGCGCGCATCGGCTGGCGCGCCGCATCGAGGCCGGCATGGTGTTCATCAACAGCCAGAACGTGCGCGACCTGCGCCAGCCTTTCGGCGGCACCAAGGAATCGGGCACGGGCAGGGAAGGCGGTGAATACAGCTACGAGGTATTCGCCGAGGTCAAGAACGTCTGCGTTTCCATGGGCAGCCATCACATCCCGCGCTGGGGCGTGTAG
- a CDS encoding fumarylacetoacetate hydrolase family protein gives MPHIWIEYSGNLDLDTRALMRTVQDAAIGDGSLFPLAGARTRAVRIDDCLIVDGHPDNAFVHVLLRIGHGRSDAQKSALGERVFRALTDAMAAQMAARPLGLSLQIEEADPVLNYKLNNYRDYLKARAEAALRPPRTVVGAALNYRQQLEALGEAAHAPPYQRPPQAPVLYIKPANTHAQDGDAILVPADVAEVQVGACLGIVFGRTATRVSAAQALDYVAGYRVVADLSEPHASYFRPALKQQCRDGFCPIGRDLTPAASVANPDALDIEVLVDGQTAQRATTADLVRPVARLIADVTAFMSFEPGDILLAGVPAGAPRLRAGQRYEIRIAGVGSLANRLQAA, from the coding sequence ATGCCGCATATCTGGATCGAGTATTCAGGCAACCTGGACCTGGACACGCGCGCGCTGATGCGCACCGTGCAGGATGCCGCCATCGGCGACGGGTCGCTGTTTCCGCTGGCCGGCGCGCGCACCCGCGCCGTCAGGATCGACGACTGCCTGATCGTCGACGGCCATCCCGACAATGCCTTCGTCCATGTGCTGCTGCGCATCGGCCACGGCCGCAGCGACGCGCAGAAGTCCGCGCTGGGGGAACGCGTGTTCCGGGCGCTGACCGACGCCATGGCGGCGCAGATGGCGGCGCGGCCGCTGGGCCTGTCGCTGCAGATCGAGGAAGCGGATCCGGTGCTGAACTACAAGCTCAACAACTACCGCGACTACCTGAAGGCGCGCGCCGAGGCCGCGCTGCGGCCGCCGCGCACCGTGGTCGGCGCGGCGCTCAACTACCGGCAGCAGCTGGAGGCGCTGGGCGAAGCCGCGCACGCCCCGCCCTACCAGCGGCCGCCGCAAGCCCCCGTGCTGTATATCAAACCCGCCAACACCCACGCGCAGGACGGCGACGCCATCCTGGTGCCGGCCGACGTGGCCGAGGTGCAGGTGGGCGCCTGCCTGGGCATCGTGTTCGGCCGGACGGCCACCCGCGTCAGCGCGGCACAGGCGCTCGACTACGTGGCGGGCTACCGGGTGGTGGCCGACCTGTCCGAGCCGCACGCCAGCTACTTCCGGCCCGCGCTCAAGCAGCAGTGCCGCGACGGCTTCTGCCCCATCGGCCGGGACCTGACGCCCGCCGCATCGGTCGCCAATCCCGACGCGCTGGACATCGAGGTGCTGGTTGACGGCCAGACCGCGCAGCGCGCCACCACCGCCGACCTGGTCCGCCCGGTGGCGCGGCTGATCGCCGATGTGACCGCCTTCATGAGCTTCGAGCCGGGCGACATCCTGCTCGCGGGCGTACCTGCCGGCGCGCCGCGCCTGCGGGCCGGCCAGCGCTACGAGATCCGCATCGCCGGCGTCGGCTCGCTGGCCAACCGCCTGCAGGCGGCCTGA
- a CDS encoding fumarylacetoacetate hydrolase family protein encodes MKHARIVLDGIVHAATEAGPGLVRLPDGRVLAEDQVQWLPPIEPRTTFTLAINYADHAKELAFKAPAEPLGFLKAANTFVGHRARTFRPADVAFMHYECELAVVIGKTARNVRRDQAYDHVAGYTVANDYALRDYLENWYRPNLRVKSRDTCTPLGPWLVDRDDIPDPMNLTLSTHVNGVRTQLGNTRDMVFDVPALIEYFSSFMTLSPGDLILTGTPDGIVNVKPGDEVVTEIEGVGRLVNTLVPLPA; translated from the coding sequence ATGAAACACGCCCGCATCGTCCTGGACGGAATCGTCCACGCCGCCACCGAAGCCGGCCCCGGCCTGGTGCGCCTGCCGGACGGCCGCGTCCTGGCCGAGGACCAGGTCCAGTGGCTGCCGCCCATCGAGCCGCGCACCACCTTCACCCTGGCCATCAACTACGCCGACCATGCCAAGGAACTGGCCTTCAAAGCCCCCGCCGAACCGCTGGGCTTCCTGAAGGCCGCCAACACCTTCGTCGGCCACCGCGCCCGCACTTTCCGTCCAGCCGACGTGGCGTTCATGCATTACGAGTGCGAGCTGGCCGTGGTTATCGGCAAGACCGCCCGCAATGTGCGCCGAGATCAGGCCTACGACCATGTGGCCGGCTACACCGTGGCCAACGACTACGCACTGCGCGACTACCTGGAGAACTGGTACCGCCCCAACCTGCGCGTCAAGAGTCGCGACACCTGCACGCCGCTGGGCCCCTGGCTGGTGGACCGCGACGACATCCCGGACCCCATGAACCTGACGCTGTCCACCCACGTCAACGGCGTGCGCACCCAGCTCGGCAACACGCGCGACATGGTGTTCGACGTGCCCGCGCTGATCGAGTACTTCAGCAGCTTCATGACGCTCTCGCCCGGCGATCTGATCCTGACCGGCACGCCCGACGGCATCGTCAACGTGAAGCCCGGCGACGAGGTCGTGACCGAAATCGAAGGGGTGGGAAGACTGGTCAACACCCTGGTCCCCCTGCCCGCCTGA